From the Desulfovibrio sp. JY genome, one window contains:
- a CDS encoding methyl-accepting chemotaxis protein has translation MSKRTSSLGAKALLLVLFVAAAVLAGLFAANTLWQREISLTRIREAARRSARLIELVVSEPMRLGDNETTTSQFSLIAGTRGRLQAFLTDFRGEATYATRKEALRQPLTRTLPGAKVAALLETALTKGEDAAGLETVDGKPSFVTVRPVANAPDCHHCHGESRAILGAMVTVEDVGPEMAALKGAEVKAGLLSLGGLLVLVAALWLFMKRTIIDRLGFLSAHSEHIATGDMDACLDIHHLVDRRTQKGRVDEITQLGRSLCTLVDNLKHKIAEADQKSCEAASEAERAGTCLAEAEAAREEALAARREGAAAAARTLEGVLARMGEASASLSEKVQQARDGAHTQKDAAKETSLAIGEMNTVVLEVAQNAAAAVSTAGDARNQAAEGSKSVLDLVAMIGSIRERAESLREDITALGQEAQGIGAVIGVISDIADQTNLLALNAAIEAARAGDAGRGFAVVADEVRKLAEKTMQATTEVEQAVTAIQQGTREHVESVRETAEAIEKANALARGSGDALTGIVSLVGASADQISSIAAAAEEQSAVSEEISNTMDSISHISEDTAVAMEHAGEAVAGLTEEAQNLKRLIDEMLA, from the coding sequence ATGTCCAAACGCACCAGTTCCCTCGGAGCCAAGGCCCTGCTTCTGGTCCTGTTCGTGGCCGCCGCCGTGCTGGCCGGGCTGTTCGCCGCCAACACGCTGTGGCAGCGCGAGATCTCCCTGACCCGCATCCGTGAGGCGGCCCGGCGCTCGGCCCGGCTGATCGAACTCGTGGTCAGCGAACCCATGCGTCTGGGCGACAACGAGACCACCACCAGCCAGTTTTCCCTGATCGCCGGCACGCGCGGCCGGTTGCAGGCGTTTTTGACGGATTTTCGCGGCGAGGCCACCTACGCCACGCGCAAGGAGGCCCTGCGCCAGCCCCTGACCCGGACCCTGCCCGGCGCCAAGGTCGCCGCGCTGCTCGAAACGGCGCTGACCAAGGGAGAGGATGCCGCCGGCCTGGAAACCGTGGACGGCAAGCCGTCGTTCGTCACCGTGCGCCCGGTGGCCAATGCGCCCGACTGCCACCATTGCCACGGCGAAAGCCGGGCCATCCTCGGCGCGATGGTCACGGTGGAAGACGTCGGCCCGGAAATGGCGGCGCTCAAGGGGGCCGAGGTCAAGGCCGGGCTGCTGTCCCTTGGGGGACTGCTGGTCCTGGTCGCGGCCCTGTGGCTCTTCATGAAGCGCACCATCATCGACCGGCTGGGCTTTTTGTCCGCCCATAGCGAGCATATCGCGACCGGCGACATGGACGCCTGCCTGGATATCCACCACCTCGTGGACCGGCGGACCCAAAAGGGCCGGGTGGACGAAATCACCCAGCTCGGCCGGTCCCTGTGCACCCTTGTGGACAACCTCAAGCACAAGATCGCCGAGGCCGACCAGAAAAGCTGCGAGGCGGCCAGCGAGGCCGAGCGCGCCGGCACATGCCTGGCCGAGGCGGAAGCGGCCCGGGAGGAAGCCCTGGCCGCCCGCCGGGAAGGCGCTGCCGCCGCCGCCCGCACCCTGGAGGGCGTGCTGGCCCGCATGGGCGAGGCCTCGGCCTCCCTGTCCGAAAAAGTGCAGCAGGCCCGCGACGGCGCGCACACCCAGAAGGACGCGGCCAAGGAAACGTCCCTGGCCATCGGCGAGATGAACACCGTGGTCCTCGAAGTGGCCCAAAACGCCGCCGCCGCCGTGTCCACGGCCGGGGACGCCCGCAACCAGGCCGCCGAAGGCTCCAAATCCGTGCTCGATCTGGTGGCCATGATCGGCTCCATTCGCGAACGGGCCGAGTCCCTGCGCGAGGACATCACCGCGCTTGGCCAGGAGGCCCAGGGCATCGGCGCGGTCATCGGCGTCATCTCCGACATCGCCGACCAGACCAACCTCCTGGCGCTCAATGCCGCCATCGAGGCCGCCCGGGCCGGTGATGCCGGTCGGGGCTTCGCCGTGGTCGCCGACGAGGTGCGCAAGCTGGCCGAAAAGACCATGCAGGCCACGACCGAAGTGGAGCAGGCCGTGACCGCCATCCAACAAGGCACTCGCGAACACGTGGAAAGCGTGCGGGAAACAGCGGAAGCCATCGAAAAAGCCAATGCCCTGGCCCGGGGCTCAGGCGATGCCTTAACCGGCATCGTCTCCCTCGTCGGCGCTTCGGCGGATCAGATCAGTTCCATTGCCGCCGCCGCCGAGGAACAGTCGGCCGTCAGCGAGGAAATCAGCAACACCATGGATTCCATCAGCCACATCAGTGAGGACACCGCCGTGGCCATGGAACACGCCGGCGAGGCCGTGGCCGGCCTGACCGAAGAAGCCCAAAATCTCAAACGCCTCATCGACGAGATGCTGGCCTAG
- a CDS encoding cytochrome c family protein: protein MGWRFLVGLAAAGLLTLCPGVGSGGQQAPPVRYVGSKACSGCHSAQYEAFMKHSKKAHSTVSLRRMAGKLTPEELTGCFACHTTGYGKPGGFTSFAATPGMAEAGCEVCHGPGSAHVASQDPADIKGKLTVADCQGCHNATRVRAFGYKPLLQAGAH, encoded by the coding sequence ATGGGATGGCGATTTCTCGTAGGCCTGGCCGCCGCGGGCCTTCTGACGCTTTGTCCCGGCGTCGGCAGCGGCGGCCAGCAGGCCCCGCCTGTCCGTTACGTGGGATCCAAGGCTTGCTCCGGCTGCCACAGCGCGCAGTACGAAGCCTTCATGAAGCATTCCAAAAAGGCCCACTCCACCGTCAGCCTGCGCCGCATGGCGGGCAAGCTCACCCCCGAGGAACTCACCGGCTGCTTTGCCTGCCATACCACGGGCTACGGCAAGCCGGGCGGATTCACGAGCTTTGCCGCCACGCCCGGGATGGCCGAGGCCGGTTGCGAGGTCTGCCACGGCCCCGGATCGGCCCATGTCGCCTCGCAGGACCCGGCGGACATCAAGGGCAAGCTCACCGTGGCCGACTGCCAGGGCTGCCACAATGCCACGCGGGTGCGCGCCTTCGGCTACAAGCCGCTCCTGCAGGCCGGCGCCCATTGA